Proteins from a genomic interval of Medicago truncatula cultivar Jemalong A17 chromosome 3, MtrunA17r5.0-ANR, whole genome shotgun sequence:
- the LOC11418462 gene encoding pleiotropic drug resistance protein 1, which translates to MEGGELRVASGRVGSSSIWRSGAVDVFSGSSRRDDDEQELQWAAIEKLPTYLRMTRGILNESQSEQPIEIDINKLGPLQRKNLVERLVKIAEEDNEKFLLKLRQRIDRVGLDFPTIEVRFEHLNVEAEAHVGSRALPTILNFSINLLEGFLNNLHLIPSRKKPLTVLHDVSGIIKPKRMTLLLGPPSSGKTTLLLALAGRLSRDLKFSGRVAYNDHGMEEFVPQRTSAYISQTDLHIGELTVRETLAFSARCQGIGTRYDMLAELSRREKAENIKPDPDLDIYMKAEALEGQETNIVTDYIIKILGLDVCADTMVGDDMIRGISGGQKKRVTTGEMLVGPARALFMDEISTGLDSSTTFQMINSLRQSIHILNGTALISLLQPTPETYDLFDDIILLSDGQIVYQGPRENVLEFFEHVGFKCPERKGVADFLQEVTSRKDQEQYWSNKDKPYTFITVREFAEEFQLFHVGQKLGDELGTPFDASKGHPAVLTKNKYGVSRKELLKACVSRELLLMKRNSFVYIFKMWQLIFTGIVTMTMFLRTEMHRNTETDGGIYMGALFFILIVIMFNGYSELSMFIMKLPVFYKQRDLLLFPAWAYSLPTWILKIPITFVEVGIWVVLTYYVIGFDPCFERFIKQYFLLVCINQMASALFRFIGAVGRNVIVANTVGSFALLAVLVMGGFILSRVDVKKWWLWGYWVSPMMYGQNAIAVNEFLGKSWSHIPPDSTEPLGVQILKSRGIFPEAYWYWIGVGASIGYMLLFNFLFPLALHYLDSFGKPQALISEEALAERNAATAGSKQIIELSPKLECSSGNASRRSFSSTTLSTKVGSINAADHTRKRGMVLPFTPLSITFDEIGYAVDMPQEMKAKGIPEDRLELLTGVNGAFRPGVLTALMGISGAGKTTLMDVLSGRKTTGYVQGQITISGYPKKQETFSRISGYCEQTDIHSPHVTVYESLVYSAWLRLPPEVDTSTRKMFIEEVMELIELTSIREALVGLPGVNGLSTEQRKRLTIAVELVANPSIIFMDEPTSGLDARAAAIVMRTVRNTVDTGRTVVCTIHQPSIDIFDAFDELLLLKRGGEEIYVGPLGRHCSHLINYFEGINGVPKIKNGYNPATWMLEVTSEAQEEALGINFAELYKNSDLYRTNKALIRELSTPPEGSKDLYFTTQHSQSFLTQCMACLWKQNLSYWRNPPYSAVRLLFTTVIAFLFGTIFWNIGSKRERRQDLFNAMGSMYAAVLFIGVQNATSVQPVVAIERTVFYREKAAGMYSALPYAFGQVAVEIPYILIQSLVYGVIVYTMVGFERTPTKFFWYLFFMFFTFLYFTFFGMMLVGATPDHNVAAIVSFGFYLLWNLFSGFVIPRTRMPVWWRWFFWICPISWTLYGLITTQFGDVNERMDTGETVEEFVRSYFGYRDDFKDVAAAVVVSFSLIFGSAFAFSIKAFNFQKR; encoded by the exons ATGGAAGGTGGTGAACTGAGAGTGGCGAGTGGACGCGTAGGGAGCTCCAGCATATGGAGAAGTGGTGCAGTTGATGTATTTTCAGGATCGTCAAGAAGGGATGATGATGAACAAGAGCTTCAATGGGCTGCTATTGAGAAGCTTCCGACCTATCTACGCATGACTAGAGGTATACTGAATGAATCACAAAGTGAACAGCCTATAGAGATTGATATCAACAAACTTGGACCACTGCAGAGGAAGAATTTAGTGGAGAGACTTGTCAAGATTGCCGAGGAAGATAATGAGAAGTTCTTGTTGAAGTTAAGACAACGCATTGATCG GGTTGGACTTGATTTTCCGACAATTGAAGTCCGTTTTGAGCACTTGAATGTTGAAGCAGAAGCTCATGTGGGAAGCAGGGCATTGCCTACAATCCTCAACTTCTCCATTAATTTGTTGGAG GGATTCCTGAATAATCTTCACCTTATCCCGAGTCGAAAGAAGCCGCTAACGGTTCTTCATGATGTTAGTGGAATAATCAAGCCTAAAAG AATGACACTGCTCTTAGGTCCTCCAAGTTCTGGAAAGACTACATTGTTGTTGGCACTAGCCGGAAGACTCAGTAGAGATCTAAAA TTTTCGGGGAGAGTTGCGTATAATGATCACGGGATGGAAGAATTCGTACCACAGAGAACATCAGCTTACATAAGTCAAACTGATTTACACATAGGAGAACTGACAGTGAGAGAAACATTGGCCTTTTCAGCAAGGTGTCAAGGAATAGGAACTCGTTATG ATATGCTCGCAGAATTATCAAGAAGAGAAAAGGCTGAAAACATTAAACCAGATCCtgatcttgatatttatatgaaG GCTGAAGCACTAGAAGGCCAAGAAACCAACATAGTTACAGATTATATAATTAAG ATTTTAGGACTAGATGTTTGTGCTGATACCATGGTAGGAGATGACATGATTCGAGGTATTTCGGGTGGACAAAAGAAGAGAGTCACAACTG GTGAGATGCTAGTTGGACCAGCAAGAGCGCTTTTCATGGACGAAATATCGACTGGTTTGGACAGTTCAACAAcatttcaaatgattaattCACTAAGGCAATCCATCCACATTCTGAATGGAACAGCTCTTATCTCTCTTCTACAGCCAACACCTGAAACTTACGATTTATTCGACGACATAATTCTCCTCTCAGACGGACAAATTGTGTATCAAGGTCCAAGGGAAAACGTCCTCGAATTCTTTGAGCATGTTGGTTTCAAATGTCCAGAGAGGAAAGGAGTAGCAGATTTTTTACAAGAA GTAACTTCAAGAAAAGATCAAGAACAGTACTGGTCAAATAAAGATAAGCCATATACCTTTATCACTGTTAGAGAATTCGCTGAAGAATTTCAGTTGTTTCATGTCGGTCAAAAACTCGGTGATGAACTTGGTACTCCATTTGATGCCTCCAAAGGCCACCCTGCCGTTTTAACCAAAAACAAGTATGGTGTGAGCAGGAAAGAACTCTTAAAAGCCTGCGTATCAAGAGAACTCTTACTTATGAAAAGGAATTCGTTTGTCTATATTTTCAAGATGTGGCAG TTGATCTTCACTGGCATCGTAACAATGACAATGTTCCTACGAACTGAGATGCACCGGAATACTGAAACAGATGGTGGGATCTATATGGGTGCTCTATTCTTCATACTAATTGTAATTATGTTCAATGGATACTCCGAGCTATCGATGTTCATAATGAAACTCCCAGTTTTCTATAAGCAAAGGGACCTTCTGCTTTTCCCTGCTTGGGCATATTCTTTGCCTACTTGGATCCTTAAGATTCCTATAACCTTTGTAGAAGTTGGTATTTGGGTTGTGTTGACTTACTATGTAATCGGATTTGATCCATGTTTTGAAAG GTTCATCAAACAGTACTTTTTGCTAGTTTGTATCAACCAGATGGCATCTGCACTTTTTCGATTTATTGGCGCAGTTGGGAGGAATGTTATTGTTGCAAACACAGTTGGATCATTTGCTTTACTTGCAGTTTTGGTCATGGGTGGATTCATCCTATCGAGAG TTGATGTGAAGAAGTGGTGGTTATGGGGTTACTGGGTATCCCCAATGATGTATGGACAAAATGCTATAGCTGTGAATGAATTCCTTGGAAAAAGTTGGTCCCAT ATTCCACCTGATTCAACAGAACCATTAGGAGTGCAGATCTTGAAGTCGCGTGGGATTTTCCCTGAAGCATACTGGTATTGGATTGGAGTTGGAGCTTCCATTGGATACATGTTACTATTCAACTTCCTTTTCCCTCTAGCCTTACATTATCTTGACTC ATTTGGTAAACCGCAGGCTTTAATATCAGAAGAAGCATTGGCTGAGAGAAATGCTGCCACTGCTGGAAGCAAACAGATTATTGAACTGTCGCCTAAATTGGAATGTTCGTCAG GAAATGCAAGTCGAAGAAGTTTTTCTTCAACGACGCTATCAACAAAGGTAGGCAGCATTAATGCAGCTGATCACACTAGGAAGCGGGGGATGGTTCTTCCTTTCACTCCCCTTTCTATCACTTTTGATGAAATCGGATATGCCGTGGACATGCCGCAG GAAATGAAAGCCAAAGGTATTCCTGAAGATCGACTTGAACTTTTGACAGGTGTTAATGGAGCTTTTAGACCAGGAGTTCTGACAGCTCTAATGGGTATAAGTGGAGCTGGTAAAACAACTCTAATGGATGTGCTGTCTGGAAGGAAAACAACAGGATATGTTCAAGGACAAATCACTATATCCGGGTACCCTAAGAAGCAAGAAACATTTTCTCGGATATCAGGATACTGTGAGCAAACTGATATCCACTCTCCCCATGTTACTGTCTATGAATCTCTTGTTTATTCTGCATGGCTCCGGTTACCCCCCGAGGTTGATACTTCTACAAGAAAG ATGTTCATTGAGGAAGTTATGGAGCTGATAGAGCTGACTTCAATAAGAGAAGCGCTTGTTGGATTACCTGGTGTGAATGGTCTGTCCACAGAACAGCGCAAGAGGTTAACGATTGCAGTTGAACTTGTTGCCAATCCATCTATTATATTCATGGATGAACCTACCTCTGGCCTTGATGCAAGAGCTGCTGCTATAGTAATGAGAACAGTGAGGAATACAGTGGACACAGGGAGAACTGTTGTCTGCACAATTCATCAGCCTAGTATTGATATATTTGATGCTTTTGATGAG CTACTTCTCTTGAAGCGTGGAGGAGAAGAAATATATGTGGGGCCATTAGGCCGACATTGTTCTCATCTGATCAACTACTTTGAG GGAATTAATGGAGTGCCAAAAATCAAGAATGGTTATAACCCTGCCACTTGGATGTTGGAggttacttcagaagcacaagAAGAAGCTCTCGGAATTAACTTCGCCGAACTATACAAGAACTCTGACTTATATAG GACAAACAAGGCCTTGATCAGGGAACTAAGTACTCCTCCAGAGGGTTCTAAAGACTTGTACTTCACAACACAGCACTCTCAGTCTTTCTTAACCCAATGTATGGCTTGCCTTTGGAAGCAGAACCTATCGTATTGGCGAAATCCCCCATACAGTGCAGTGAGACTTTTATTCACAACGGTCATAGCCTTCTTGTTCGGGACAATATTTTGGAATATTGGCTCAAAAAG GGAAAGAAGACAAGATCTATTTAACGCGATGGGGTCCATGTACGCTGCAGTGCTCTTCATTGGGGTACAAAATGCTACATCGGTGCAACCAGTTGTAGCCATTGAGAGAACAGTTTTCTATAGAGAAAAGGCTGCTGGAATGTACTCAGCATTGCCATATGCATTTGGACAG GTTGCTGTTGAGATCCCATACATACTCATACAGAGCCTTGTATATGGGGTTATAGTGTATACCATGGTTGGGTTTGAAAGGACACCTACCAAGTTCTTTTGGTATCTCTTCTTCATGTTCTTCACCTTTCTATACTTCACCTTTTTTGGAATGATGCTTGTCGGTGCTACACCAGATCACAATGTTGCTGCTATAGTTTCCTTTGGCTTCTACTTGCTATGGAACCTTTTCTCAGGATTCGTTATTCCCCGAACC AGGATGCCGGTATGGTGGAGATGGTTTTTCTGGATTTGTCCCATCTCTTGGACATTATATGGCTTGATTACAACACAATTTGGTGATGTTAACGAACGTATGGATACTGGAGAGACAGTGGAAGAGTTTGTTAGGAGTTATTTTGGTTACAGAGATGATTTCAAAGATGTAGCTGCAGCTGTGGTTGTTAGTTTTTCACTGATCTTTGGATCTGCCTTTGCTTTTTCAATTAAGGCATTTAATTTCCAAAAAAGATAA
- the LOC11426779 gene encoding probable protein phosphatase 2C 22 isoform X2: MEEIEGVNCFSEGRSSSETRPPNPNSSIASAFRQCQRNDPLVLPCRKSLVRHASLTKMKLSDVSAEDVTEGFQSDFLPKLRSGGCADIGFRSNMEDVYVCVDNFRQGHGLNKHIDGPSAFYGVFDGHGGKHAADFACNHLPKFILEDKDFPVDIERIVASAFLQTDYAFAEACSLNAALASGTTALATLVIGRLLVVANAGDCRAVLCRRGKAIDMSRDHKPGCMKEQRRIEASGGSVYDGYLNGQLNVARAIGDWHMEGMKGKDGGPLSAEPELMTTKLTAEDEFLIIGCDGIWDVFRSQNAVDFARRRLQEHNDPAVCSKDLVDEALKRKSGDNLAVVVVCFQQQPPPNLVAPRSRVHRSFSAEGLKELQSFLDSLAK; encoded by the exons atggaagaaattgaAGGTGTGAATTGTTTCAGTGAAGGTAGAAGCTCTAGTGAGACTCGACCTCCAAATCCTAATTCATCTATTGCTTCTGCTTTTCGTCAATGTCAACGCAATGATCCTCTTGTTTTACCATGCAGAAAATCTCTTGTTCGCCACGCTTCTCTT ACGAAAATGAAGTTGTCTGATGTATCTGCTGAGGATGTTACTGAAGGTTTCCAGTCTGATTTCCTTCCAAAGCTCCGTTCCGGAGGATGTGCTGATATAGGGTTCCGGTCAAATATGGAGGATGTGTATGTTTGTGTTGACAATTTTAGGCAGGGCCATGGGCTCAACAAACATATAGATGGACCAAGTGCTTTCTATGGG GTGTTTGATGGGCACGGTGGAAAGCATGCTGCTGACTTTGCTTGCAATCATTTGCCAAAGTTCATTCTCGAGGATAAAGATTTCCCAGTGGATATTGAAAGGATAGTTGCTTCCGCCTTTCTGCAAACAGACTATGCATTTGCGGAAGCTTGTTCTCTCAATGCTGCCCTTGCATCCGGCACCACTGCTTTGGCCACTCTTGTTATAGGAAG GTTGTTGGTGGTGGCAAATGCTGGAGATTGTCGAGCAGTGCTGTGCCGTCGTGGAAAAGCAATTGACATGTCAAGAGACCACAAACCAGGTTGCATGAAAGAGCAGAGGCGTATCGAGGCATCTGGGGGGTCTGTCTACGATGGGTATCTTAACGGGCAACTTAATGTTGCTCGAGCTATTGGTGACTGGCACATGGAAGGAATGAAAGGCAAAGATGGTGGACCACTCAGTGCAGAGCCTGAGCTCATGACTACAAAACTTACTGCCGAGGACGAATTTCTCATCATAGGCTGCGATGGGATTTGGGATGTTTTTAGAAGCCAAAATGCTGTAGATTTTGCACGGCGCAGGCTTCAGGAGCATAACGACCCAGCTGTTTGCAGCAAGGATCTGGTTGATGAGGCCTTGAAGAGAAAAAGTGGAGACAATTTAGCGGTTGTTGTGGTTTGCTTTCAGCAGCAGCCTCCACCGAATTTGGTAGCACCACGCTCCAGAGTGCACAGGAGCTTCTCTGCTGAAGGTTTGAAGGAGTTGCAAAGCTTTTTGGATAGCTTGGCAAAATAA
- the LOC11426779 gene encoding probable protein phosphatase 2C 22 isoform X1 — protein MEEIEGVNCFSEGRSSSETRPPNPNSSIASAFRQCQRNDPLVLPCRKSLVRHASLQTKMKLSDVSAEDVTEGFQSDFLPKLRSGGCADIGFRSNMEDVYVCVDNFRQGHGLNKHIDGPSAFYGVFDGHGGKHAADFACNHLPKFILEDKDFPVDIERIVASAFLQTDYAFAEACSLNAALASGTTALATLVIGRLLVVANAGDCRAVLCRRGKAIDMSRDHKPGCMKEQRRIEASGGSVYDGYLNGQLNVARAIGDWHMEGMKGKDGGPLSAEPELMTTKLTAEDEFLIIGCDGIWDVFRSQNAVDFARRRLQEHNDPAVCSKDLVDEALKRKSGDNLAVVVVCFQQQPPPNLVAPRSRVHRSFSAEGLKELQSFLDSLAK, from the exons atggaagaaattgaAGGTGTGAATTGTTTCAGTGAAGGTAGAAGCTCTAGTGAGACTCGACCTCCAAATCCTAATTCATCTATTGCTTCTGCTTTTCGTCAATGTCAACGCAATGATCCTCTTGTTTTACCATGCAGAAAATCTCTTGTTCGCCACGCTTCTCTT CAGACGAAAATGAAGTTGTCTGATGTATCTGCTGAGGATGTTACTGAAGGTTTCCAGTCTGATTTCCTTCCAAAGCTCCGTTCCGGAGGATGTGCTGATATAGGGTTCCGGTCAAATATGGAGGATGTGTATGTTTGTGTTGACAATTTTAGGCAGGGCCATGGGCTCAACAAACATATAGATGGACCAAGTGCTTTCTATGGG GTGTTTGATGGGCACGGTGGAAAGCATGCTGCTGACTTTGCTTGCAATCATTTGCCAAAGTTCATTCTCGAGGATAAAGATTTCCCAGTGGATATTGAAAGGATAGTTGCTTCCGCCTTTCTGCAAACAGACTATGCATTTGCGGAAGCTTGTTCTCTCAATGCTGCCCTTGCATCCGGCACCACTGCTTTGGCCACTCTTGTTATAGGAAG GTTGTTGGTGGTGGCAAATGCTGGAGATTGTCGAGCAGTGCTGTGCCGTCGTGGAAAAGCAATTGACATGTCAAGAGACCACAAACCAGGTTGCATGAAAGAGCAGAGGCGTATCGAGGCATCTGGGGGGTCTGTCTACGATGGGTATCTTAACGGGCAACTTAATGTTGCTCGAGCTATTGGTGACTGGCACATGGAAGGAATGAAAGGCAAAGATGGTGGACCACTCAGTGCAGAGCCTGAGCTCATGACTACAAAACTTACTGCCGAGGACGAATTTCTCATCATAGGCTGCGATGGGATTTGGGATGTTTTTAGAAGCCAAAATGCTGTAGATTTTGCACGGCGCAGGCTTCAGGAGCATAACGACCCAGCTGTTTGCAGCAAGGATCTGGTTGATGAGGCCTTGAAGAGAAAAAGTGGAGACAATTTAGCGGTTGTTGTGGTTTGCTTTCAGCAGCAGCCTCCACCGAATTTGGTAGCACCACGCTCCAGAGTGCACAGGAGCTTCTCTGCTGAAGGTTTGAAGGAGTTGCAAAGCTTTTTGGATAGCTTGGCAAAATAA